In Fragaria vesca subsp. vesca linkage group LG5, FraVesHawaii_1.0, whole genome shotgun sequence, the genomic stretch CAACATAATCTCATGTTCCACTTTCCTCTTCGGCGGCAAACCCGGCAATTCTTGAAACAAATCTGCAAACTGTGACTTCAACTCCTCCATATCATTGTTCTGCTGTTTTGTTAGAGATGATAGGTTCACTCGATGCAGATGCTCCTCATGTTGTCGTACCATCAGTAATACGAACCTTCCACAAGCATTGACCAATCTCTTGGCCTGAGTTGCCGTTACCAAACTTGCCTCTCTCGAATAAGGAGTTGCTCGAACAACATATTGTTGTTCATCTTTTGTTAATGTGTACTTCTGAGCTCGCCTGTCATAAATAGCATACCTATCCCATAAGTAAGGATTACCCAGAATTACCTGATAAACATCCAAAGGAACCACGTCACACGTCACTTCGTCGATGTAAGACTCGTGTAGTGCGAACTTGAAAGTACACTGATTAACTACACTCAAACCAGCTTCCTTCTGTATCCATCCCAAAGGGTAGGGCTTTGGATGCTTGACCGTCTTGAGACCCAGCTTTTGAACCAAGGCTTCCGAGATGAGGTTTTTCTGACTTCCCGGATCAACTATGGCATCAACTAGACTGGTCTTCACTTGTAGCTTAACAACGAAGAGCTGTTCCCTAAGATCTTCCTTTTCGGCTATAGGAGTCTTTCCTGCCATAAGGTTAAGTCTGGTGTTTGGTTCAGTCATGCCTGGAACTTCCGTTGGTCCTGTGATCCATGCTGCCTTCTTCTTTGCTTCTTGCTACCTCAAACCTCTCGGTTTAAGGTGTGGATATTTCACCCAGCACTTCTCTACTGCATGATTGGTTGCACCACAATGACTGCATGTCGAACTCTCCTTCCCTTCTGACTCATTCTTACCCCGTTTTGGCTCCTCCTTCTTCACACCCGAATTGTTAGTCTTGTTCCCAGGTAGCTTCGCCTCTCCTTTTGCTTCGCCCTTTTCTGAGTTTGCTCTCAATAGCAATTGCTTTCACACTGGCTTCGGCAATGGACTCCATTGTGAACAGTCTCAACTCCTTACGAATGTATTCGTTCAACCCCGACACATACTTCATGTACACCGAATAATCTTCTAGTACGATGTCCAAAACCATAGCTTGGTTCTGGAATTCAGTAGTATATTCTTGTACGGACTGATTGAATCTCTGTCGTAAGTTATACCATCTGTTCCATCGTTCTTCCAGAAAACCAACTGGGTAGAACTGTTTCCTCAACAACTCTTTAAACTTCTTCCATGACACATCCTCCCCTTTGTTGTGTTTCCGATAGGACTTCCACCAAGAAAGAGCATGGACCGATAGTTTCAGGGTTGCGAAAATAATCTTCTCTTTTGACGAATAGCCATAAAGAGTAAAATAGGTCTCTAGACGTTCAATCCAGTCGTCCAGTTTCTCTATGTTGACGCTTCCGTCATACATAGGGATTTCAACCTTGAAATCAATCTTAAGATTTCGAAGGGAATCCTTGGCTCCTTGCTGTGAAGTTTCGCCGTCATCATCGGTGTCTCTGTCTGTATCTGTTTCGCCTGACTCATCACTTGATTCAGGAGCCTTCTTCGGTTTCTTTGTAGGATCAACCTTCTTCTCCTGTTTGATGAGATTGGCCAGTTCTGTTAGAGTCGCAGTTACCAACGTCAGCTGTTTCTCCACCGCATCAAGCCTCGCCTTGTCTGATGTCTCGTCACCCATCTTCTTCCTTCTTGACTTCTTGGTTTGCTCCTAAGAAACAAGAACCTTGCCTAGCTTTCTGTACTGCGTTCGAGTAAGGACCATACACCACTAAAAACCCCTCCCGGATCAGAGGAGCTCTGATACCAACTTGGTACAGAAATCAAGCAGGTTAGCCCCTAATCGCGGAATTACTAGTAACTTAAAAGGAAAAGTAACAAGACAGAAATCTGAAGAAAGATATATTCACTAATATTGTAAAAGTTTACAGCTCTACAATATTCTCTAAACAGAAGGTTTACTTTCTGTTTCGTCTATGTCTAGTTCTAACTAAACATCTCTTATTTATAAAACTAAAATCCATAACTAACCTGAAGACTATTCCTAATCTAAGTAAGAAACATAATTCCTGACATGGTTAACTATGAAAACTAACTAAGTTCCTAATAGGATTCGGATACACCTGTATCAATATCACTCTACACAATTTCCTGTATTTTCACCGTAATAAATGAGTATGAAAAACGAAGTAAAATGTGAAAGAACATTGTACACCTTTAGGAAGAACTAGACAACTAGTCTTATCACTTCGTAAGTCGAATCATAAATGATTTGAGTAGTACCTTACCCTGACAAAAGGTACATCGCCCAGAAAAAAAACCCTGACACGCGTCATTCCATGTGGGAATTGTATAAATAAAGAAAGAAGAGTCACTAACGTGAGCCGCGTGTGCGCAGAATATTAACGTGCGCATAGACTTGCAGCGAAATAAAAGAGAGCGAGCGAGAGAGAGAGAGAGAGAAAGGAGGCAAAGAAAGAAGAGAAGGAGGACTGAGTTTACCGAGTCGGGTTTGGGAGCGAGTCAGGGACCAAAATCAAAAGAAAGAAAATAAGAGAAGGGTCACACAGGTCAGTAGGTCTGGTCAGTCAGGCAAAAACCAAACTTGGGCTTTGGGTCTCGTCTTTGCCTTTGCTCTCTTTCCTTTCCATTTGTGTGGAATTAGCAAAATGGTGAACACCAAGATTATTAGGCTTCTTCTCTTCTCTTCTCCTTTACCACCACCACCACCTCTTCCTTTCTCTCACATTCCCTTATATACTTCTTCTCCTATCCCTAACCCTAAAATCCACCCTATCTCTCTCTCTTATCCAAGACCAGTCTCCACCCCTTTTTCCTTTCTCCTGACCCAAAACCCAATTCTCTCTCTCCATCTTCTATCTGGGTTTTGCTTCCTCTCTCCAAAGGTCGTCGCTTTCTTACGTTATTGGGGTTTTGCTGCGCGCCCAATTTCTCAAGGTATTGGATCGGTCTTTTGCTTTGTGTTTTCGTCGATTTAGTGGTGTTTTTGTATCTGGGTGTTGCGTGTTGGATTCTGTTGTGGGAGTTTTGAGAAGGGTTTGAATGATGAGTCGCATTTGTGATTTTGTTTATGTGTTTTGATTGTGTTTCTGTGTTGGTATGCATTTTGTTTATTCGGTTTTGCGTTTGATTTGTTAGATGTTCTTTGGGTTTTGGTTTATGAGAATGAATTGGGGTTTCGGGTTTGGTTTGATTTCAGTGTGTTCTGAGTATACTGGATTAACTCATGTTTTGATTCCAATAATCGGGTTGCAAGTTTAGTGGTATTTGGATGTCATTACTTATATGTTTAGTTTTCTGTGACCATGGCTACACATTGGTGAGCTATCAATACCGATTCGTGTTAAGTTGTATTGATTCTCTTCCTAGTTGTGTTAATTGTCTTCCTACGAAGTAAAAACCATAACTTTCTTTTCGTCATAGCTATGCTTCATCTCTTGTTATCTTGTGGGTTTTTATTACGAATGATTTTTCCATTCCTGTTACTTCGATGGTAGTGTAAATGGAAGCATATAGTTTGCTTACTTTAATTGTCCAAATAGTTATTTGTGTTATTTTTCTTTTGATTAGGATTTTCGGCATTGCTGGAGTACTTGGTTGGCGTGGGTTTTTTTCATGTTTTGATAAGTAGTGGCATCACAAGAACGGGTCTATAGCAACAGTGTCCTCATGGAAGAGTTTAGTACTCCTAGATTGGATATCAGCAATGCTGTGAGAAAGAAAAGAAGTCAAACTTTTCGCCGACCTCCACAACCACAACCTGAAATTCATGATCAGTCGCCATTGTCATCAGCAACACGTTCGGATGAATTGAGCAAGGTCTCTAGTGATGAGAATGGTGGTTGTGATACCAAATCTAAGCGGAAAGAATTGAGTCTTAATGAATGTATGGCTAGAGTAGCTTCTCCTAGGGGTAATGGTGACAACCCCTACAAAAAAGATAGGAAGGATAGAGGGTTCAATTCGTTTTACAATAATGAGCCGGGACGAAATGGGATCAGTAATAAACGCTCTAGTGAGGGTGTCCTTGCCCCTGCTAATTGGAAAAACACATGCACGGTGAAGGATGGTGTGATATCAGAGCCCAGAAATGCAGGTGCAGCTAATGGCGGGTATGGTGGAAGTCCAAGTACTAGGCTGTCAGGATCAGATGGATTTGAAAATGACAACAAGGTTAAAAAGCTCAAGCTGAAGGTTGGAGGAGTGACCCGGACAAATCAAGACAATTCCGCAGTCAATGGTACACAAGAGGAGGGGTTTTCTACAAAGTTATCTCAATCTTCAGATGTCTCTAGACCACGGCAGAAGCAAAATCTTATGGTAAAAACTATTGCTAGTTATTAGCTTGAGCGACTAATCGCTGTCCCCGTACTTTTTAACAAAGTGGGTTTTAAGATTTTATTTTCTGACTTTTTGCTGTTGTACCATTTGATTCGATATTTATTTATAAGCATATGGGTTCTGGGCCATTAATTCATAGTTCGTTCAAAATATTCAATTTGGAGTCTCCGTACTAAAAACTACTATGCCTTTTAAACTTTGAAATAAAAAAACTTGAGATTGGTGATACGCAAACCGCGTGATACACACCAGCTGGAATGATTGTAATTGGATATACGTAAATGTATAATCTGTAATATATGGAAAGTAATCCTTTTGCATTGATGTTTGCATATTAGCGTAATAATTGCTTTCTTCATTGTCAGTCGTCGTGATTTTCTTATTAAATCCATAATTTCGATGCAGCCAAGTTCAGATGATAATCATTCCCCTTTAGATAAGAAGAGTGGTTTGAAAGGAATTCCATGGAAGGATTTCTCAAGAAGTGGTATTAATCTTGGGAAGGATCAGGATCATTCTACAATGGTTAGGACATCCGGAAAGAACATCTCTGGAAGGGAAGGAGACAGATCTGAACCAGTCCGTAAGAGCAAGCGTGTACCCAAAAGGCGTGTACTTGATGGGGAGTTTGGAGATGATGAGGAAGATGATGAGATTCGGTATCTGGAGAAACTCAAAACATCAAAGGTTACTGGAGGATTTAGAGAAGAAGATGATGAAGAATCGAGCAGGAAACATAGAAAACTTTCTGTAGTTTCTAGTATTGATAATGCTGCTCCATCAAGGTCAGGCAAAGACCTAAAGAGGAAGTCCAGAACTGATAGAATATCTGGAGACGCTGATTATGAAGAAGAAGATATGTTATCTGATGGTGAGCTTGAAGGTAAAAAGAAGCAGAAGAAGGAAGCTGCTGAGCCTTTGTTAGATGGTAAGCGGGAAATGACCCTCACAACACGTCAACGGGCCCTTCAGTCGAGCAAAGATGCCTCTTCATCCCCTGGTTCAAGCTTAATTGAATTTCCGAATGGATTACCACCTGCAGCACCTAGAAGTGAGTTATTCTGCCATTCTTCCCTACAGTTGTTTTTTTTTTTTTTTCAGGGCTTAAATTCTGATATTGTCATTTTATGATTGTTGTGTTGGACCACAGAACAAAAAGAGAAATCTACCGAATATGACCAGCAGGTGAAGAAAGCTGAGGCTGCTCAGAGACGAAGAATGCAAATTGAGAAGGCTAATAGGGAATCTGAGGTATGTTTTTTTTATATTTTTTGATAATAAACAAAAGAGAGAAAAGTTAAATACAAATGCGGGGCTTTTCCTGTTTCACCATCTTCTATTAATTACGTCAAGCTCTAGAAGTGATATCTATCTTTTTTTTGATCTTTTGATTGAATTATGTAGGAGGAGGCTATTAGAAAAATACTTGGCCAAGATTCCAGTAGGAAAAAGAAGGAAGATAAAATAAAGAAGCGCCAAGAAGAACTGGCACAGGTATTGTAACTCTTCATCGACTGTCTGTAAAATATTAGGAGTTCAATCACTCATGGTGTACTTTATTCAGGAGAAGGCTGCTAATGCTTTGGCGCTTGCATCAAGCACCATCAGATATGTGATGGGTCCAAACGGCACTACTGTGACATTCCCAGATGACATGGGTCTCCCCAGTTTATTTGACCCTAAACCTTGCAGGTAATCCATTTTCCTGGTAGTTTTATTTAATATATCTGTGCTTGTTGTCTGTTTGGTGCTGCTGCTGATGATGGTCTTGCTTAACATAATGTGATATGCAATTTCAGTTATCCTCCGCCACGTGAGAAATGTGCCGGCCCATCATGTACGAATCCATACAAGTATAGGGACTCTAAATCAAAGCTTCCTCTTTGCAGTCTTTGGTGCTACAAGGCTGTCCAGGAAAAGACGCAACCAGAATCTACATCCTGATGTTTGCGCAATCTTGTTATACTCTTTTTTCTTTCTCAAGTCTTGGGTGATCCTGCGGAGCAGGTTGATCACTACTCTTGGTAAATATTGGGGATAGGTGAAGAAAAGTGAATTTTTAACTAGGTGCGGAAAGTTCATACAAGTAGACTACAGATATATTTTTTGGCAGCAAAATAATGTCTCATTCATGTTAGTATAAAAACAATGTCCCTACTTAGTTTATCATAATGGTAGGCCATTGGTTTTGGAAGGTGGGGAGGAACTTGGGAGTGGCCAAAGATTCATTTTCATCAAGGTTGGTTTTACCAATTACATAAAATTCTTGAATGTCTGGTTGGTATATATCATACAAGCTTAAGCTGAAAATCATTCATTGAATACAGGTTTATGTTTATCACTTGATAGATGACATTATGTACTTTTTTTAACGACCTAGTCTTATTTTGGTTCATGAAATGGAGATATGTTGCTTTAGCTCCAGCATTGTCATTGTGGTTTAGTTCTTGATCCGCAAGACAAAAATTTTGGAAACTGGTAATAGCGGCAAAGAACAATTCCGTACCGCACCTCAACTTCCTCACCGTGTCAGTTTAAGCCTTTAAGGTGGTCAGTTGTTCTTAACTGTTTTGGATTTTTTTGACTTTATGGAACCCCAAAAACCTTACTAATTGGTTAACGTTAACACCATATACTATACCTATTGAACAAATGAGTATTACATCAATTATCAAGATACATAGTTCAGGCACATGATTCTTATACATCAATGAAGCTCTGAAGAAATTGTTAATCTATGATTTTCTTCCTTGGCCATGCAATCTTTTCAACCTTTTGCTCTTGCTAGTACGTTGAGCGGCATCATCCCGTAGATTTTGATGATCTCGTAATAAGGGTTGATATGTCATAGATTGCAACTCTTGTTCAGCCAAACATAGCCGTCGCTTCTCATCTTTACACGCCTTTTCTAACCCTGAAATCTGCTGCTTGCAAAGCCTAAGCTCCATTTCAAAGGCACGGAGCCGAGACTCAACTGGTACAACACATTGCTCCACTATTTGTTTCTGTCGACCCCTAATTATCTCTGGCTGCCACACATTATTCAATGCTACTGAAGCTTGACTGACCTTGTGTAAATCGGAGAGTTGAACGAGAGCAGCTCGCATTCTGTGGGTCTCTTGGGCCAGTCGGGTCTCCATATCCCGGAGCTTTCTGGAATGTTCAACAATCTGGCTCTCCTTCCTCAACACCGCTCTTTGATGGGTCGCCTTTCTCTTGTCCCGATCTCTCTCAAATCTGAGTTTATAGAGAGATTTAGAGGAGGAAACTGATGAGGAGGAGGTATTAAGAGGAGGAGGGAAATCGGAGGAGAGGCGGT encodes the following:
- the LOC101295817 gene encoding uncharacterized protein LOC101295817, producing the protein MEEFSTPRLDISNAVRKKRSQTFRRPPQPQPEIHDQSPLSSATRSDELSKVSSDENGGCDTKSKRKELSLNECMARPGRNGISNKRSSEGVLAPANWKNTCTVKDGVISEPRNAGAANGGYGGSPSTRLSGSDGFENDNKVKKLKLKVGGVTRTNQDNSAVNGTQEEGFSTKLSQSSDVSRPRQKQNLMPSSDDNHSPLDKKSGLKGIPWKDFSRSGINLGKDQDHSTMVRTSGKNISGREGDRSEPVRKSKRVPKRRVLDGEFGDDEEDDEIRYLEKLKTSKVTGGFREEDDEESSRKHRKLSVVSSIDNAAPSRSGKDLKRKSRTDRISGDADYEEEDMLSDGELEGKKKQKKEAAEPLLDGKREMTLTTRQRALQSSKDASSSPGSSLIEFPNGLPPAAPRKQKEKSTEYDQQVKKAEAAQRRRMQIEKANRESEEEAIRKILGQDSSRKKKEDKIKKRQEELAQEKAANALALASSTIRYVMGPNGTTVTFPDDMGLPSLFDPKPCSYPPPREKCAGPSCTNPYKYRDSKSKLPLCSLWCYKAVQEKTQPESTS
- the LOC101296106 gene encoding F-box protein SKIP24-like produces the protein MSALLLPDELWRRVLEIGGLSYKDLCCLSVTCRRLHRLSDEDHLWSHRLSSDFPPPLNTSSSSVSSSKSLYKLRFERDRDKRKATHQRAVLRKESQIVEHSRKLRDMETRLAQETHRMRAALVQLSDLHKVSQASVALNNVWQPEIIRGRQKQIVEQCVVPVESRLRAFEMELRLCKQQISGLEKACKDEKRRLCLAEQELQSMTYQPLLRDHQNLRDDAAQRTSKSKRLKRLHGQGRKS